Proteins found in one Hypomesus transpacificus isolate Combined female chromosome 20, fHypTra1, whole genome shotgun sequence genomic segment:
- the LOC124482816 gene encoding sorting nexin-12 → MSEPTVADTRRLNSKPQDLTDAYGPPSNFLEIDVYDPQTIGVGRNRFTTYEVRMRTNLPIFKLKDSCVRRRYSDFEWLKNELERDSKIVVPPLPGKALKRQLPFRGDEGIFEESFIEERRLGLEQFINRIAGHPLAQNERCLHMFLQDESIDRNYISGKV, encoded by the exons ATGTCAGAACCAACGGTGGCGGATACTCGTCGGTTGAACTCCAAGCCCCAGGATCTAACAGATGCTTACGGTCCCCCAAGCAATTTTCTGGAAATTGACGTTTATGACCCACAAACTATTGGAGTTGGGCGGAACCGTTTCACAACTTACGAAGTTCGTATGCGG ACAAACCTTCCCATCTTCAAACTGAAGGACTCGTGCGTCCGGAGGAGGTACAGTGACTTCGAGTGGTTGAAGAATGAGTTGGAACGAGACAGCAAG ATTGTAGTGCCCCCGCTGCCTGGCAAGGCCCTGAAGAGGCAGTTGCCTTTCCGGGGGGATGAGGGCATCTTCGAGGAGTCCTTCATCGAGGAGCGACGGCTCGGTCTGGAGCAGTTCATCAACAG aattGCAGGTCACCCTCTGGCCCAGAATGAGCGCTGTCTTCACATGTTCCTGCAGGACGAGAGCATCGACCGCAACTACATTTCTGGAAAA GTTTGA